From a single Candidatus Beckwithbacteria bacterium genomic region:
- a CDS encoding zinc-binding protein, translating to MAKVCQRCHKQFKVIAEEKKFLDKMGLPEPVNCPSCRHELRMEQRNDRQFYKYPCAKCGKEMVTTVNPKKGYTVYCLDCYADFRANVDLTKV from the coding sequence ATGGCTAAAGTTTGCCAACGTTGTCACAAACAATTTAAGGTTATTGCCGAAGAAAAAAAATTTTTGGATAAAATGGGCTTGCCAGAACCGGTTAATTGCCCTAGTTGTCGTCATGAGCTGCGGATGGAGCAACGCAACGACCGCCAATTTTACAAATATCCTTGTGCTAAATGCGGTAAAGAAATGGTTACCACCGTTAATCCGAAAAAAGGCTATACCGTTTATTGCCTGGATTGCTATGCTGATTTCCGGGCTAATGTTGACCTAACTAAAGTTTAG
- a CDS encoding type IV secretion system DNA-binding domain-containing protein yields MEPPHNLPKGQFLGDANLSVFGQSNYRDTFISFGIKRNDRNRHLYIVGKTGMGKSKLIELLALSDIYNGYGLCLIDPHGDLAGEVLHFIPQNRVGDVIYFNPADLDRPIGFNPLECHSPEAKDQVVTGFIGIFKKLFAHNWTNRLEHMLRFIVLALVEAGDATVIDIVRLLTETDFRHDVIAKVQNPVVKNFWTHEFAAWNEKFDNEAIIPIINQVGQFIANDYIRYTVGQKRSGFDFYQAMQNHKIVIVNIAKGKLGEENTALLGSMLVSKIQEATMARVSLAEADRQPFYLYVDEFQHFATEAFNQILSEARKFNLSLTIAHQYLDQLSEPIRKTVFGNVGSFVSFRVGPEDARFLAKEFTPGIKTDDLINLNVRDIYTKISIDGKSSTPFSAKTLDMPQVQKSFASEIIELSRQNYGVPRSQINRSLQENQETINLIADETQFKPSFEEPLI; encoded by the coding sequence TTGGAACCACCTCACAATTTACCTAAGGGTCAATTTTTAGGTGATGCCAATCTTTCGGTCTTTGGCCAAAGCAACTATCGTGATACTTTTATAAGCTTTGGAATTAAACGTAACGACCGTAACCGTCACCTTTATATTGTCGGCAAAACCGGTATGGGCAAAAGTAAATTGATCGAGCTTTTGGCTCTTTCTGATATTTACAATGGTTATGGTCTTTGCTTAATTGATCCCCATGGTGATTTGGCTGGTGAAGTTTTGCACTTTATTCCTCAAAATCGAGTGGGTGATGTCATTTATTTCAATCCAGCTGACCTGGATCGGCCTATTGGTTTTAACCCCCTAGAGTGTCATAGTCCTGAAGCCAAAGATCAGGTGGTCACTGGTTTTATTGGCATTTTCAAAAAACTCTTTGCTCACAACTGGACCAACCGTCTTGAACACATGCTTAGGTTTATAGTTCTGGCTTTAGTTGAAGCTGGTGATGCCACCGTCATTGACATTGTCAGGCTTTTAACTGAAACCGATTTTCGTCATGATGTTATTGCCAAGGTCCAAAATCCAGTCGTTAAAAACTTTTGGACTCATGAGTTTGCCGCTTGGAACGAAAAGTTTGACAATGAGGCCATTATTCCTATTATCAATCAAGTTGGCCAATTTATTGCCAATGATTATATCCGCTACACAGTTGGACAAAAACGATCAGGCTTTGATTTTTACCAAGCGATGCAAAATCATAAGATTGTGATTGTCAATATTGCCAAAGGCAAACTGGGTGAAGAAAATACCGCTCTACTTGGCTCAATGCTCGTTTCCAAAATCCAGGAAGCTACCATGGCTCGAGTTTCTCTGGCTGAGGCTGACCGTCAACCGTTTTATCTTTATGTTGATGAATTTCAACATTTTGCTACCGAAGCTTTTAACCAAATCCTCTCCGAAGCCCGTAAATTTAATTTATCTCTAACCATTGCTCATCAGTATTTGGACCAGCTTAGTGAACCAATCCGGAAAACAGTCTTTGGCAATGTGGGTTCTTTTGTTAGCTTCAGGGTTGGACCTGAAGATGCTCGTTTTCTTGCCAAAGAGTTTACTCCCGGCATAAAAACCGATGATTTGATTAACCTTAATGTCCGGGATATTTACACTAAAATTTCCATTGATGGTAAATCTAGTACTCCTTTTTCTGCTAAAACCCTAGATATGCCTCAGGTTCAGAAAAGTTTTGCTAGCGAAATTATCGAGCTTTCCAGGCAAAATTATGGAGTCCCGCGAAGTCAAATCAATCGAAGCTTGCAAGAAAATCAAGAAACGATTAATCTGATCGCAGATGAAACTCAATTCAAACCAAGTTTTGAAGAACCTTTAATATAA